The genomic segment ATCGAGACAGGATCCACCATTCCCATTGCGCCCCCGGCAATTCCGGGCATAGGCACTACCGGAGGTTTCGAATTCTGGGTCCAGGACAAAGAAGCGGGGGACCCTGCGCGCCTTTACGAGATTACCGAGCAGTTCCTTGCCAAGGCGCGAACGAGGCCCGAGCTTGCCGGCCTCAATACAACCTTCCGGGCTGCTTCACAACAATTAAAGGCCGAGGTGGACCGTTCAAAAACCGTCCTTCTCAACGTGCCGATCGTCGACGTATACAACGCGCTCCAGGCACAGTTCGGCTCAATACAGATCAGCCAATTCAACCAGTACAGCAGGGTCTGGAATGTGGTGCTCCAATCTGACGCCCCCTATCGGAAGACCCCGATGGACGTGACAAAACTCTATACGCGGTCTGCGACGGGCCAGATGGTTCCCTTGTCTGCGGTCATACGAACGAGCTACGTCACGGGACCCGACCTCGTGCCCCACTTCAACGGGTTCCCGGCCGCCTATGTAACGGGCAACGCTGCTGCCGGCTACAGCTCCGGGGACGCGCTCAAGGCCATGGAGGAAGTGGCCAAAGAGGTACTCCCTTCGGGATACGGGTACGCCTGGTCCGGAATGGCGTACGAAGAAAAAAAATCGGGCGGGACGTCGTCCAGCGCCTTTATTTTCGGTCTCATCATCGTCTTTCTCGTCCTTGCCGCCCAGTTCGAATCATGGACGCTGCCGGGCTCGGTCATGACGGCGGTGCCTTTCGGGATCCTCGGCGCCCTGATCTTCAACTGGCTGCGGGGTCTCAATAACGACGTTTATTTCCAAATCGGCCTCCTGGTCCTCATAGGTCTCGGGGCAAAGAACGCGGTCCTCCGGGTGACCTTCGCCACAGAATTGAGAAAGCAGGGACTGTCGATCATGGATGCCACAATCAAAGCCGGCGAGGAGCGGCTGAGGCCCATTATCATGACCTCCCTGGCTTTCATATTCGGGGTCTTGCCTCTCGCTATCGCGACAGGCGCGGGCGCGAACGCCCGCCACTCTATCGGCACAGGCATTATGGGCGGCATGATCGGGGAGGCGACCCTGGCCATGCTCTACGTGCCGCTCTTCTATTACCTTTTCGATAAGCTGAGCGAGCGGACCGCAAGAAAGAAGGCCGCTGCGGCCAATGGAGATAAAGGCCCCGGTATCGGCGATCCGGCTCCTCTGCCGCCCGGCACAAAAGGGAGCGAGTGAGATGAAGCGGATTCCGATCCTCATTATAATTATCCTTTGTGCGGCCGGCTGCGCCGTGGGTCCGGATTATAAGCGTCCCGACATCGATGTTCCTCAGTCCTACAGGTACGAGCCGGGGCAGGCGGCCGAGACGGCCAACACCCAGTGGTGGAAACACTTCAACGACCCGGTACTCGACCTGCTTATCGCGGAAGCTCTCGCCCACAACAGGGACGTGAAGATTGCCGTTGCCAACATTGAGGCGGCCCAGGGTATCCTTATGACTACCCGTTCGGCCCTTTTCCCCCAGGTAGACTATACGGGAAGCGCCCTTCGCCAGCGCCTCTCGCGGAATGCCCCGATTCCTGAGCCGGAGAAGAACCCGTTTACGAACCTGCAGGTTTTCGCGGGCGCGAGCTGGGAAATAGACCTCTGGGGGCGCATCCGGCGCCTGAGTGAGGCGGCGAAGGCTAACCTGCTCGCCACGGAAGAGGCCCGGCGAGGAGTTATTCTTTCTCTTGTAGCCGAGGTATCGTCTTCTTATGTTCAGCTGCGCGCCCTCGACGAGCAGCTGGAGATTTCGAAGCGCACCCTCGCAACATACGGCGACTCCGTAAGGATATTCGAGCTTCAGCAAAAGTACGGGCAAGTTTCGAAGATAACCGTGGAGCAGGCGCGATCGCAATACGAAACTGCGGCGGTGCAGATCCCGCAGATCGAGACCCAGATAGCGCTGACAGAGAACGCCCTCTCGATCCTGCTCGGACGAAACCCGGGCCCCATCGCGCGGGGCAAGGTCCTTGGCGACCTTTTAAGTCCTGCAATACCCGCAGGGCTCCCGTCCCAGCTCCTCGAGAGGCGTCCCGATATCCTCCAGGCCGAGCAGAACCTCATTGCAGCCAACGCGCAGATAGGGGCAGCAAGGGCACTCTACTTCCCGTCGATCTCTCTTACGGGCGCCTTAGGTGTTTTGAGCACCGACACATGGAACCTTTTTCGGGGGCCGAGCACTATCTGGAACTACGGCGGCTCCATTACAGGCCCCATCTTTACCGCCGGCAACATTGCCGGACAGGTGGCGACCGTGACGGCGGGCCAGAAGGCGGCCCTTGAATCCTACGTGCAGACGATCCAGAAAGCCTTTGCCGACGTGGAGAATGCCCTGGTATCCCGTCAGAAGCTGGGAGAGCAGTCCATGGCTGAAGAGAGGCGGGTGGCCGCATACAGGGAGTATGCCCGCCTTGCCCGACTCAAGTATGTCGGAGGCTACACATCGTACCTTGAAGTGCTCTATTCGGAGACCCAGCTTTTTCCGGCGGAGTTGAGCCTGGTGCAGGCCCGGGCAAGCACCCTCATAGCCGTTTCGAACATCTACAAGGCCATGGGGGGCGGCTGGGTCACTGCGGCGGATGAAATGACGGAACCTTCCGGCAAGGACTAGAGATGTTGCTTCCGGGACCATGGCCCGGGGTGTGAGGCAGAACCACCATGGAAGGGAGGCGACGTGGTGAAAACCAAAGAAATAGAAACCGACGGTCTGAATAGCGGGTCCGCGGGGCTCACCTTCTCCGATATTCCGCAAGGAACCCTCGTCATCGGGCTGACCGGTGTCTGGACAACGGAAACGTCCCAACCTCCCCTTGAAGACGTGGAGAGCCGGGTGAGCGCGGTTCCATCGGCCACAAAAGTTATTTTCGATACCAGGTCGCTCACCGACTGGGACAGCAGCTTCCTCACCTTCCTTCTGGGCGTGAGGGAAATATGCGAGCGCAAGGGCATCGCTGTTGAAACGGACGGCCTTCCCGAAGGCGCGCGGCGACTTCTGAAACTCGCCCTCGCCGTGCCTGAAAGGGTCGGCGCAAAGAAGGGGGCAGGGAAAGAGCCGATCATGTCGAGGATCGGCGGCTCAACCCTTAAGTTCGTTGCAGGTCTGGGCGAAGTGATGGATTTCCTGGGTGATGCGGGTGTTTCAGTGGTTCGCCTGCTCATGGGCAGGGCCACTCTACGGTGGTCCGATATCCTGCTGTTCCTCCAGGAAAGCGGATCGCAGGCATTGCCCATAGTATCCCTGATCAGCCTTCTCGTGGGACTTATCCTCGCCTTTGTGGGCGCCATACAGCTTCAGACCTTCGGCGCCCAGATCTACGTGGCAGATCTCGTAGGCATTGCCATGGTGCGGGTAATGGGCGCCATCATGACGGGGATTATCATGGCGGGACGAACGGGCGCAGCTTATGCCGCCCAGCTCGGAACCATGCAGGTAAACGAGGAGATTGACGCTATGAAGACCCTGGGCGTAACTCCTATGGAATTCCTTGTCCTGCCCAGAATGCTGGCCCTCACTGTAATGATGCCTCTCCTCTGTATCTATTCGGATATCATGGGTATTCTCGGGGGCATGATAGTCGGCGTCGCCATGCTTGACCTCAACCCCATCGTCTACCTCAATCAGACGAAGGCGGCGTTGAACCTCACCAACGTATGGATCGGCCTCTTTCATGGCGCCGTGTTCGGAGTCCTGGTAGCCCTCTCTGGCTGCCTGAGAGGCATGCAGTGCGAACGGAGCGCATCGGCGGTCGGGTATGCGGCCACTTCGGCTGTGGTGACTGGCATTGTAAGCATTATAGTCGCCACTGCGATCATCACGATTGTGTGTAATGTACTCGGGTTCTGAGGAAAAACCAATGGACGAAAGGGCGGTAATTGAAGTAAAGGGCCTCAACATGGGCTACGGGAGTTTTATTCTTATGCGGGACCTCAATTTCACGATCAACCGCGGAGATATATTCATCATCATGGGGGGCAGCGGGTGCGGCAAGAGCACGCTCCTCAAGATACTCGTGGGGCTGAAAGAGCCTTCTGCCGGGCAGGTCCTTTATGGCGGCGTGGACTTCTGGAAGATGGACCCCCCCGAGCGCCAGCAGTTCATGAAGCGTTTCGGAATACTCTACCAGAGCGGCGCGTTGTGGAGCTCCATGACCCTGGCGGAAAATGTGGCCCTCCCTCTGGAGTTGTATACGACCCTTCGGCCTCCCCAGATTCGCAAAATCGTTTCCCTTAAAATGGCCCTCGTGGGCCTTGCAGGTTTCGAGGATTTCTATCCCTCGGAGATCAGCGGCGGTATGAAAAAAAGGGCGGGATTGGCCCGGGCTATGGCGCTCGATCCCGATATCCTGTTTTTTGACGAGCCCTCCGCCGGCCTAGACCCGGTAAGCGCAAGGCTCCTCGATGACCTTATCCTGGAGCTTCGGGACAGCCTCGGGGCCACGGTGGTAATTGTGACCCATGAACTGGCAAGCATCTTTGCCATCGGGAACAACTCGGTGTTCCTCGATGTTGAATCGAGGACCATGACGGCCCACGGTGATCCGAAGCGGCTCCTCGCCGAATCTACCGACCGCAGGGTACGGAATTTTCTCACCAGGGGAGAAGTCGATAACCCCACAATAAATCGAGAGGTTAAAACCTTATGAGCACACAGGTAAACAAGACGGTTGTCGGCATCTTCATGGTAAGCGCCATCGCCCTCCTCGTGGCGGCGGTTTTCATCCTCGGTTCCGGAAAGTTTTTCAAACACTTGCCCAAGTATGTGATGTTCTTCAAGGGTTCGGTGGCAGGGCTCTCCGTGGGCTCGCCCGTACTCTTTCGGGGCGTGAAAGTGGGAGAGGTAAAAGAGATCAAACTGAGTTTTAATCCCAAGGACCTGTCCGCCAATATTCCCGTTATTGTGGAACTGGGGCAAGCCAGCGTAGAAATAGAAGGACAAACCACCAGTGAGCCGATTGGAACGCAAAAGGGCATGATCCAAAAACTGGTCGATAAGGGATTTCGCGGCCAGCTGGCAATGCAGAGCTTCGTGACGGGCCAAATGATGATAACCCTCGATCTTTACCCGGGCAGTCCGGCCGTATTCGTAGGGACTGAACCCGGATATACGGAGATCCCCACCATACCGACTCCTATCCAGGAGTTGACGCGTAAACTTGAGAAGCTTCCCATCGAGGATATTTTCAAGGAGACACAGCAAGCAATGACGGCCATTTCCAAAATAGTCAATTCACCGGAACTGGCAGCAATGCTCCGGTCTATCAGTGAAGGGGTAAACGAGACAAGGACCCTGGTGAAGAATGTTGACCGCCAGGTTGGGCCCGCGGGGACGAACGTCAACGAGGCGGTCCGGGAGGTCAAAAAACTGGCATCACGAATAGAGGGCGACATCGGACCCCTTATCGCGAGCGTGACAAAAGCCGCCGACGAGGCAGGGATCGCCCTGAAGAGGTCCCACACGGTATTGGGCAATGCGGAGGGGGTTATGGCAGGCGATTCACCCATGGGATACCGGTTGATGAAGACTCTCGA from the Syntrophorhabdaceae bacterium genome contains:
- a CDS encoding efflux transporter outer membrane subunit translates to MKRIPILIIIILCAAGCAVGPDYKRPDIDVPQSYRYEPGQAAETANTQWWKHFNDPVLDLLIAEALAHNRDVKIAVANIEAAQGILMTTRSALFPQVDYTGSALRQRLSRNAPIPEPEKNPFTNLQVFAGASWEIDLWGRIRRLSEAAKANLLATEEARRGVILSLVAEVSSSYVQLRALDEQLEISKRTLATYGDSVRIFELQQKYGQVSKITVEQARSQYETAAVQIPQIETQIALTENALSILLGRNPGPIARGKVLGDLLSPAIPAGLPSQLLERRPDILQAEQNLIAANAQIGAARALYFPSISLTGALGVLSTDTWNLFRGPSTIWNYGGSITGPIFTAGNIAGQVATVTAGQKAALESYVQTIQKAFADVENALVSRQKLGEQSMAEERRVAAYREYARLARLKYVGGYTSYLEVLYSETQLFPAELSLVQARASTLIAVSNIYKAMGGGWVTAADEMTEPSGKD
- a CDS encoding ABC transporter permease produces the protein MKTKEIETDGLNSGSAGLTFSDIPQGTLVIGLTGVWTTETSQPPLEDVESRVSAVPSATKVIFDTRSLTDWDSSFLTFLLGVREICERKGIAVETDGLPEGARRLLKLALAVPERVGAKKGAGKEPIMSRIGGSTLKFVAGLGEVMDFLGDAGVSVVRLLMGRATLRWSDILLFLQESGSQALPIVSLISLLVGLILAFVGAIQLQTFGAQIYVADLVGIAMVRVMGAIMTGIIMAGRTGAAYAAQLGTMQVNEEIDAMKTLGVTPMEFLVLPRMLALTVMMPLLCIYSDIMGILGGMIVGVAMLDLNPIVYLNQTKAALNLTNVWIGLFHGAVFGVLVALSGCLRGMQCERSASAVGYAATSAVVTGIVSIIVATAIITIVCNVLGF
- a CDS encoding ATP-binding cassette domain-containing protein, which codes for MDERAVIEVKGLNMGYGSFILMRDLNFTINRGDIFIIMGGSGCGKSTLLKILVGLKEPSAGQVLYGGVDFWKMDPPERQQFMKRFGILYQSGALWSSMTLAENVALPLELYTTLRPPQIRKIVSLKMALVGLAGFEDFYPSEISGGMKKRAGLARAMALDPDILFFDEPSAGLDPVSARLLDDLILELRDSLGATVVIVTHELASIFAIGNNSVFLDVESRTMTAHGDPKRLLAESTDRRVRNFLTRGEVDNPTINREVKTL
- a CDS encoding MlaD family protein, whose protein sequence is MSTQVNKTVVGIFMVSAIALLVAAVFILGSGKFFKHLPKYVMFFKGSVAGLSVGSPVLFRGVKVGEVKEIKLSFNPKDLSANIPVIVELGQASVEIEGQTTSEPIGTQKGMIQKLVDKGFRGQLAMQSFVTGQMMITLDLYPGSPAVFVGTEPGYTEIPTIPTPIQELTRKLEKLPIEDIFKETQQAMTAISKIVNSPELAAMLRSISEGVNETRTLVKNVDRQVGPAGTNVNEAVREVKKLASRIEGDIGPLIASVTKAADEAGIALKRSHTVLGNAEGVMAGDSPMGYRLMKTLEEFEGAARSMRTLADTLDQHPEMLIYGKKGTKEAAR